CTCCGGGAACCAGCGAGCCAGCTCGCGGTACCGCCCGGCCGGAGCCTCTCCGCCCCGGAGCAGCAGGCGCAGCACCGCCACGAAGGGGGTGTACGCGAGCCCTTCGCCTCCGAACTCCGCGCAGGCGCCCCGCGCCAGGCGCACCGTGGGCTCCAGCGTCCGTGCGAACTCGGCGAGCAGCCGCGACTTCCCGATCCCGGCCTCACCGGCGACGAGCACCACCGCCGGGCCCTGCGCCCGCGCGGTGCACCAGGCCTCCGCAAGTGCGGCCAGCGCACCGTCCCGGCCGACGAACACCGGACTGACCACGCGATCCGTCACCATCGCGTCAGCATATAAATAACGAACTCGCCGGATGTGGCGCGGGTGTTTACCCGGCCACGCTCGACCCATGACCGCTTCTCCTCTCCTCCGCACCATCGAGGCCCACGAGTTCGACGCCTGGGCCCGCATGGTCACCACGACCTACGGCCAGGACTGGCGCGAAGGCGCCCTCCGAAGCGCCCGCTCGGTGATCGAACCGGCGCGCACGATGGCCGCATGCGACGGGCAGGACATCGTCGGCGGCGTGTCGGTCTACGGCCGCACCCTCACGGTTCCCGGCGCCTTCACTCCCGTCGCGGGCATCACGCTCGTCGCGGTCCTGCCCACCCACCGCCGGCGCGGCATCCTCACCGCGATGATGCGCAAGCAGCTCACCGAACTGTATGAGTCGGGCGGCGAACCGATCGCCGCGCTCAACGCCGCCGAGGCCACCATCTACGGCCGCTTCGGCTACGCCATCGCCTCCCACCTGGCCGAACTTCATGGCGACAAGCGGGACATGGCCCTGCGCCCGGACGTCGACCTCGGGTCCGGCACCATCCGTCTGCTCGACCGCGACCAGGCCCGCCCGCTCCTGGAGAAGGTCCACGACACCGCCCGTGGGCAGACCGTCGGCTGGGTCGACCGGGCCGAGAAGTACTGGGACGCCCGGCTCCACGACGCCGAACACGTCCGCGACGGCGCGACAGCACTCCGGTTCGCCGTCCACACCGAGCCCGGCGGCGAGGCCACCGGCTACGCCCTCTACCGCTCCAAGGGGCCGACCGTACGGATCGTCGAACTCGCCGCCACCAGCCGCCAGGCGTACGCGACCCTGTGGCGCTACCTCATCGACCTCGACGCCCACGACCACCTCACCTACGAAGGGGCCGTCGACGAGCCACTGCCGCACCTGCTGCTCAACCCACGGGCCGCCCGCACGACCCCGGTCGACAACCTGTGGGTCCGCCTCGTCGATGTCGCGCGTGCGCTCTCGGCACGCCGCTACGCGACGCCTCTGGACGTGGTCCTCGACGTCGAGGACACCTTCTGCCCCTGGAACGCCGGCCGCTACCACCTGCACGCCGACGGCGAGACCGTCACCTGCGCACGCACCCGGGACCGGGCCGATCTGCGGTTGTCCGCCGCCGAGCTGGGCGCTGCCTATCTGGGCGGCCCCACCCTGGCGGCCCTTGCTGCCGCCGGCCGCGTCCAGGAACTGCGCCCCGGCGCACTGGCCGCCGCATCAGTCGCCTTCCGCGGCGAGCGAGAGCCCTTCCACGTGTCGGGCGGGGCCTTCCCGGCCTTCTGAGACGCGGCGCCGGCGAGGGCCTGCTCGACGAACGTACGGCCCTCGTAGCCGGACCCGCGTGGCCTGCCGCCGGGCCGGACCGGAGCGAACGGTCCGGCCCGGCCCAGCGGCATCGATGGCGATCAGCCGGCGACGGTGGCGAGGTCGCCCGGCGCGTAGGCGCCGCCCTGGTTGTTGAGCATCACCCCGAGCCGGTTGGTCGCGTTGATCATGGCGATCAGGGAGACCAGCGCGATGACCTGGTCGTCGTCGTAGTGCTTGCGCACGCGGTCCCAGGTCTCGTCGGACACCCCCTCGTAGCCGTCGATGATGCGCGTGCCCTCCTCGGTGAGGGCCAGCGCGGCCCGCTCGGCTTCGGTGAACACGCTGGAGTGACGCCAGGCGGCGACCAGGTTCAGCCGGGCCGCCGTCTCGCCGGCGGCTGCGGCGTCCTTGCCGTGGATGTCGACGCAGAAGCCGCACCCGTTGATCTGGCTGGCGCGCAGCTGCACCAGCGCCTGGGTGGGCTCGGGCAGCGGCGACTCGTTGATGACCTGGCTGACGGCGAAGATCCGCTTGCCGATCCTGGCGCCGGTCTCGTTCGCGAACAGGTTCATACGGGGTTCCATCACAACGTCCTCGCTCGGGGAATCGTGTGCCGTGCGGATCGTCCGCGCAGCATCCTGACGCCCATGAGTCGCCGGCCGTCCCGGCCCTGTGACAGCACG
The Streptomyces sp. NBC_00234 DNA segment above includes these coding regions:
- a CDS encoding GNAT family N-acetyltransferase, yielding MTASPLLRTIEAHEFDAWARMVTTTYGQDWREGALRSARSVIEPARTMAACDGQDIVGGVSVYGRTLTVPGAFTPVAGITLVAVLPTHRRRGILTAMMRKQLTELYESGGEPIAALNAAEATIYGRFGYAIASHLAELHGDKRDMALRPDVDLGSGTIRLLDRDQARPLLEKVHDTARGQTVGWVDRAEKYWDARLHDAEHVRDGATALRFAVHTEPGGEATGYALYRSKGPTVRIVELAATSRQAYATLWRYLIDLDAHDHLTYEGAVDEPLPHLLLNPRAARTTPVDNLWVRLVDVARALSARRYATPLDVVLDVEDTFCPWNAGRYHLHADGETVTCARTRDRADLRLSAAELGAAYLGGPTLAALAAAGRVQELRPGALAAASVAFRGEREPFHVSGGAFPAF
- a CDS encoding carboxymuconolactone decarboxylase family protein, with protein sequence MEPRMNLFANETGARIGKRIFAVSQVINESPLPEPTQALVQLRASQINGCGFCVDIHGKDAAAAGETAARLNLVAAWRHSSVFTEAERAALALTEEGTRIIDGYEGVSDETWDRVRKHYDDDQVIALVSLIAMINATNRLGVMLNNQGGAYAPGDLATVAG